The sequence TAGAAAACTTAGAAATAAAGCCTTTAAAGAAACGAAGCAGAAAAGATTCGGTATCGGAGGAATTCTGAAATCTTCAAAATTCATTGAAGATAAATATCAGGAGGACAAGCAGAACCTTATCAGCTATTACAACTCTTTAGGGTACAGAGATGCTGCGATTGTTTCAGATTCTGTTTGGAGAAACAAGAGAAACAACTATGAAATCGATGTAAAACTGAAAGAAGGTAAGCAATATTACATAGGTGATATTACATTTACCGGAAATACGGTTTATTCTACAGATTATTTACAAAGACTTTTAGGATATAAAAAAGGAGATATCTACGATGCAGTAGGTTTCAACAAGAAAGTAGGTGAAGACGGTGGTAAGGAAGATGATTCCGACATCAAGTCTGTTTACATGAACAACGGTTATCTTTTCTCAAATGTAACACCAGTTGAAAAATCTGTAAACGGTGACAAGATCAATCTTGAGATCCGAATCAATGAAGGAGAAAAAGCAACTTGGAACAGAGTAACTTGGGAAGGAAATACAACCACCCATGACCACGTTATCCTTAGAGCTTTAAGAACAAAGCCGGGAAGCCTTTTTGCTAAAAGTGATATTAAAAGAACATATTTTGATTTAGCGGGGATGTCATTCTTCGACCCACAACAAATTGGTCAGGACATTCAGCCGAATCAACAGGATAATACAGTTGATATCAACTGGAAATTGGTAGAGAAAGGTTCTTCTCAGGTTCAGTTACAGGCGGGTTACGGTGGTAACAGCTTCATCGGAACATTAGGATTAACATTCAACAACTTCTCATTAAGGAATTTCCTTAAGTTTAAAGACTTTAAGCCGGTACCTCAAGGTGATGGACAAACATTATCCATCCAGGCACAGGCAGGACAATATTTCCAAAACTACGGGGTATCTTTCACAGAGCCTTGGCTATTTGGAACAAGACCTACAGCTCTTTCTGTAAGTTTGAACAACTCCAGGGTAAAATATTCTGATGCATACGGTGCGTCTCAGAAATTAAATATTTTCTCTGCTTCAGTAGGTTTAAACAGATTATTGAAATGGCCGGATGATTATTTCTCATTGTATACAGGTCTTCAATATCAGAAATATGATTTCAGTAATTATCCATTCCAGTTTGGAGAAACTACGGAATATTACGGTTCTGCCAATAACTTAAGTATCAACTTAGGATTAAGCAGAAACTCTGCAGGGATCGACCCGATTTTCCCTACTACAGGATCAAACTTGGATTTCTCTGTGAAATTCACCCTTCCATATTCTGCGTTTAGCAACAAAGATTACTCTACGATGAGTCCTATGGACAAGTATAAGTGGATGGAATTCTATAAAGTGAAGTTCAAGGCTGATGTTTACAACGAAATTGTTGGAAAATTAGTTTTAAGATCTTCTGCCGAAATGGGATTCATGGATGGCTACAACAAGCAGCTGGGAGCTCCGCCGTTTGAAAGATTCTATGTAGGAGGTACAGGATTATTCGGTGGTAGATATGACGGTAGAGAATTGATTCCGTTGAGAGGTTACGAAAATGCTTCTACATATGGAGGAACTTCTGAAGATATCACTCCAACAGGGGGAGGTACTATTTATAACAGATTCACGTTAGAATTAAGATACCCGATTTCATTAAACCAGACGGCAAAAATTTATGCACTGACGTTTGCTGAAGGAGGAAACGTGTGGAATTCTTGGGGAAGCTACAACCCATTCCAGTTAAAAAGATCAGTGGGTGTTGGTGTAAGGGTTTATATGGGAGCATTTGGTCTTATTGGATTTG is a genomic window of Chryseobacterium wanjuense containing:
- the bamA gene encoding outer membrane protein assembly factor BamA: MKFRLLPIIMFVASAHFYGQVTPQDSTKVSNSVHAENQAGTYTLKDIVVDGVKKYTPAQILRFTGLSKGETVDIPGQKISNAVKKLWDTQSFSEVEVYVQSIEGETIVLRFYLQDLKDLGEVKFTGRGIGKSKSEKLAKDNNLKPGTKITQNLVSSLKTNIPKDYIKKGFADAKITIQDKVNAGDPNLVDWTINVDKGKRIKIDHIEFEGNENVTDRKLRNKAFKETKQKRFGIGGILKSSKFIEDKYQEDKQNLISYYNSLGYRDAAIVSDSVWRNKRNNYEIDVKLKEGKQYYIGDITFTGNTVYSTDYLQRLLGYKKGDIYDAVGFNKKVGEDGGKEDDSDIKSVYMNNGYLFSNVTPVEKSVNGDKINLEIRINEGEKATWNRVTWEGNTTTHDHVILRALRTKPGSLFAKSDIKRTYFDLAGMSFFDPQQIGQDIQPNQQDNTVDINWKLVEKGSSQVQLQAGYGGNSFIGTLGLTFNNFSLRNFLKFKDFKPVPQGDGQTLSIQAQAGQYFQNYGVSFTEPWLFGTRPTALSVSLNNSRVKYSDAYGASQKLNIFSASVGLNRLLKWPDDYFSLYTGLQYQKYDFSNYPFQFGETTEYYGSANNLSINLGLSRNSAGIDPIFPTTGSNLDFSVKFTLPYSAFSNKDYSTMSPMDKYKWMEFYKVKFKADVYNEIVGKLVLRSSAEMGFMDGYNKQLGAPPFERFYVGGTGLFGGRYDGRELIPLRGYENASTYGGTSEDITPTGGGTIYNRFTLELRYPISLNQTAKIYALTFAEGGNVWNSWGSYNPFQLKRSVGVGVRVYMGAFGLIGFDFAYGFDKTIGSSEPSGWKTHFLMNQSL